The Fuscovulum sp. sequence GTCGGCTTCGACGTTCATCATCACAAGATGCTTGCCGCGTTCCATCGCACGCAGGCCGATCTCAGCCCCGACGGATGGAACGCCGGTGGCGTCCACCACCACATCAATCAGCCCAGCTTCGAGCAGTGCATCGACATTGTCGGTCACTGCAACCTTGCCGGCCTCCATCGCCCGGTTTGCCGCGTCGGCTGAGGATACCTCCTGCACCCGATCCAGATTGCCATAGGCGATCTCGACGGATTTCGCCGCCGCGCCGGGTTTCAGTTCGCTGATCCCCCCGATTTCGATGCCGCTCATATGCGCGACGCGGCTCACGATGTCTGTGCCCATCTCGCCCGCACCGACGAGGCCGATGCGAATCGGCTTTCCGCCATCGGCGCGGATGGCCAGATCCTTGGCCAGGCCGGTCAGGGCGACGTTGGTGGGCATAGGGGTTCCTCCTTTGGCATTTGCAGGTCACGCTATTTGAACTTTTGTTTGCATGTCAATCAAGAGTTCATGCTGCAGCGCAGAAAATCAGCGAAAAAATCTCGTTGACAGGCAATAAGCGTTGCACACATTATATTTTTGCGAGACGGAAGTTCATTTCGCAAAAATCTGGCTGGGGGAGCTTTCGTAAGCGGCAGCCTCTACGCCCGGCTTGCGCGCAGTGCGGCTAACCGATCAAGTGTCGTCAAAGGGAGGACTAACATAATGACCATTCGTTTCGGGGGCATGTCCCGCCGTTCGTTCCTGCGTACAGGGGCGGCATTTGGTGTTGCCGCGGGTGCGGTCGGATTGAAGACGCCTGCGCTGGCACAGTCTGGCTTGCCGGACATTCAGGCCACGCTCGATGGGATCTCTGTCGCAAACTATGTTCGCGAAGACTATCGCAAGCTCTACAACATGTCGGATGAACCGCTGTGGGATCCGGCCAAGGACTGGATCCGCACGGTTGATTGGGAAAAGGTACGGTCCGAGTTGGGAGGCACGACCGTACGCTTTGCCATCGGCGCGGCAGATCAGGAATCGGCGGCCGAAGGGCTAAAGCCATTCGAGGCGCTTTCGGGCATCAAGGTGGAGCTGGTGCCAATCCCGGATGACAGCATCTATGACAAGGCGATTTCCGAGTTCATTTCGGGCAATGCGTCCTTTGATGCGCTGCAGTTCTTTTCGGCCTGGCTGGGTGACTTTGCTGCGCCGGGCTTCCTTGCCCCGCTGGATGACTTTGCCGCGAAATGGAACCTGCCGCTGGACGATTTCTATGACACCTATCGTCTGAACTATGGTTATTTCGGTGGCAAGCTGGTTGGCCTGCCGTTCGACTGCGACATCCAGATGGTGCATCTGCGCAAGTCGGTGCTGGAGCCGATTCTGGGTGGCCCTATCGACCTTGTGAATTCGGTTCCGACCTATGACGAACTGATCCGCATCACGGGCGAGGCGAACAAGCTGGGCGGTGGTGTGGCGGGGATCGGTCTGCTTGGCGCACGCGGCTTCTGGTCGACCTACACTTGGGAACACATCGCGGCACAGGCCGGGATGCAGCTTTTTGACGCCAACTGGAACCCGACGCTGAACACCGATGCCGGCATGAAGGGTATGGAAACGCTGCTGGCGCTGGCCCAGAACGCTATTGAGGGCGTCTCTGGTGCAGGCTGGGGCGAAAACCGCGCGGCCTGGCTGGGTGGTCAGGTGGCGGCGAACATCAGCTGGCAGGATAGCGGCACGCAGGCCATGCGTCCGGATCAGAGCCAGATCGTCGATGATTTCGTCACCATCTACGAACCCCGCATCAGCGGCGGCGTTTTTGCCCCGCCGAATATCGCGGGTTCCACCTCGGTTGTGACGGCCACCAGCCAGAACCCCGAGGGCGCGTTCCTGATGCTGGCCTTCCTGACCACCTCGTCGATCATGGCGATGAACGAGGCCAACGCCAACGGCGTGGCCCCCGGTTATCGTTCGGTGTTGTCGAATGAGCGTCTGCGCGCAGTTTCACAGCCGATGAAGGTCTGGGCTGACAGCCTTGAGCATGCGTGGTGCAGCCCACGTCTGCCAGGGATGTTCGAGATGGAGCAAGCCTTGGGCAACGAGATCAACCGCGCCATCACCGGGCAGATCACCGCGAAAGAAGCGTTGGATAACGGTCAGGCGGCGTGGAAGTCGATCATGGAGAAGAACGGCTTCAAGGATGGCGGTGGCCCGGTGGCCTATGCCGATGTTGCGCCGGGTCTTTATGTCGGTGGCGGAAAAGCCCTGCCGTTCTGATCAGATGACAACCAAAGCTCCCTTGGTTTCGGCGGCGGGGGTGGCGAAAGCCACCCCCAACCGCAGGAACACCGGCCCCCGTCGCCGAAGCCCCGCCCTGCGCAAGGCTTTTCCCTATCTGCTTCTCGCCCCGGCCATGGCTTATCTTTTGGTGATCACCCTGTATCCGGGGTTGTTTGCCATCTATCAAAGCCTGTTCGTTGTGAAATTCCTGACATGGGAATGGACGGGACTGGGCAACTATTCCGCAATTCTGCAGGACCGCGAATTCTGGGCAGCTCTTGGCAATACTGCGATCATCGGGGGCATTTCGCTGACCCTGCAAACCGCCATAGCCTTGACGATTGCCTATTTCGCCTATCGCGACCCCTTCATTCGGGGTTGGCGCATCGTCTATCTGATGCCGATGCTGTTCATGCCCTCGGCGGTGGCCTTCATCTGGAAACTGGCCTTCAATGACGGGCGGGTAATTTCCAACCTTTTGATGTCGGTCGGTCTGGTCGATGGCAATGTCGATTGGCTTGGAAATGTCTGGCTGGCGCGAATGACGCTGATCGTTGCCGATGTCTGGCAGTGGACGCCGTTCCTGTTCATCATCTTCGTTGCCGCCCTTCAGGGGCAGGATCAGGAAATAGAAGAGGCCGCCCGTCTGGACGGGGCAAGCTGGCCGTCGATCTTCTGGAACATCTCGCTGCCCATGATGCGGCCTGTGATCGTGGTCGCGGTCACGCTGCGCGGCATCGATATTACGACGATGTTCACCAACGTCTTTGTCATGACGCAGGGCACGCCGGGCGGTGCCACGGAAACAATGAGCTATTTCATCTACCGTCAGGGCTTTCGCATGTTCAACTTCGGCTATGCTTCGGCGGCATCGGTCTTGATGCTGATCCTGACAATCATCATCGCGCAGACCGTGGTGAAACGCGCCTTCCATTCGGGAAAGAAGTAGATGGCAAAGTATCGCAAGACACGCGGCGAAAGCCTGCTGCTTCGCTATATCGTGCTGGGCGGCTGGGCGCTGGTCTGCCTGCTGCCGATCCTGTGGTTCCTGTCCATTGGCTTTCGTCCCCGGACCGAGGTGATCACGCCCGTCCCGATCTATTGGCCGACTTGGTCGCTTGATGCCTGGCACCTATTGATGAGCGATTGGCCAATCGCGCAGTACCTCCGAAATTCCGTGATTGCGGTGGCAGGGTCTGTGATCATTGACCTGATCCTTGCCATCCCGGCGGCCTATGCCCTGTCACGGTATGAGTTCAAAGGACGCGAGGATATTGGGTTCTACATCCTGTCCACGCGCATGATGGCACCTGCGATCGTGGCCGTGCCGATCTTCTTTCTGTTCAAGACGATGGGGCTTCTGGATTCGGTTTGGGCGTTGATGCTGATCTATGCGGCGATCAACCTGTCGTTGGTGACTTGGATCATCCGCAGCTACATGCTGGACATCCCGAAGGAACTTGAAGATGCGGCGCGCACAGATGGGGCAGGAGATTTGCGTATCCTATGGGAAATCATCATTCCCGCTTGTCTCCCCGGCATCATCACCGCCGCCGTGATCGCGGCCATCTTTGCGATCAATGAGTTTCTGTTCACGCTGCTCATCGCCTCGACCGCTAACGCCTATACCATGTCGGTGGCGCTGGCGAATTTCACCGGCGGTTCGGACGGCATCATCTACAATGCAATCGCCCTCGTTTCGTTCATCGCCTTCGTGCCGATCCTGATCCTTGTGATCCTGATTCAAAAGCACCTGTCGCGCGGTCTGACGATGGGCGCAGTGAAAGGATAAGCCATGGCCTCGATCCAACTTCAGAATATCGTCAAACGATATGGTGGCTTTGTGGGGGTTCAGGACATCTCGCTCGACATAGCGGATGAGGAGTTTCTGGTTCTGCTTGGCCCATCGGGCTGTGGCAAGACCACGACAATGCGCATGATTGCCGGCCTTGAAGAACCTACCGCGGGCGAAATCGTGATCGGCGGGGAGGTGGTGAACGACATCGACGCGCGGGACCGCGACGTTGCGATGGTGTTTCAGGGCTATGCCCTATACCCGAACATGTCGATCTATGAGAATATCCGCTTTCCCTTGCGGATGCGCGGGATACCGGCGTCAGAGCATGATGGGCGTATACGGAAGGCCGCCGACATGGTGGAACTTGGCGCGTTCCTGGACCGCAAACCTGCTGCCCTGTCGGGCGGGCAGCGCCAGCGGGCGGCGCTTGCTCGGGCGGTTGTCCGGCAGCCGCAGGTGTTCCTGATGGATGAACCGCTGTCTAACTTGGATGCCAAGCTGCGCCAGTCGATGCGGGTGCAGATCAAGCATATGCAGCGGCAGTTGAAGGTCACCACCGTCTATGTGACGCATGACCAGATCGAGGCGATGACTCTAGCCGACCGGATCGTGATCATGAACAAAGGCGCAATCCAGCAAGTCGGCACCCCGGACGAGATCTATTCCGATCCGGCGAATACCTTTGTGGCGGGCTTTATCGGCAGCCCCCCCATGAACCTTATCGACGGGGTGGCAAGGGATGGCCGTTTCACCGCCGACGGAATTTCCGTGCCCTGTCCGCCGCAGGTCTTTGGCAAGGTCACCCTGGGTGTACGGCCAGAGGATTGCCATGTTGGCGGCGAACATGTGCAGGGTCTTGTCTATGGCGTGGAACCGACCGGCGATGTCACCTATCTGACCGTGCTGGCCGGTGGCAAGAAGCTGGAGGTCAAGGCAGCACGCGACTATCGGTCGGACATTGATGTTCCGATCGGAATCTCCCTTGATCCCGCGCATCTGTATTTCTTTGACGAAACTGGTAAGCGCATCCGGGGGGCAAGATGACGGCGTCATTCGATTACACCTCGATGGGGTTCATCACCTTTGACGCGCTTTGCCGGCCGGTGACGCAGATACCACCCGGGGGCGGCACCTATTTTGTCGAGGATTTTACGCTGGCCGTTTCGGGCGCGGCGGGAAGCGCGGTGATCGTCGCGGCCAAGCACGGGCTGAAATCGCGGGCTGTCGGGGGGGTTGGCCACGATGACATGGGTGATTGGGTGCTGGCGAAACTGGAGCGGTTCGGCATCGACACCCGGATGATGGCGCGCTGTGACGGGTTCGCCACCTCTTCCTCCATCGTGACGACGCGCCCGGATGGTGCGCGGCCTGCCCTGCACAAGCGCGGTGCGACGGATGGCTTCTATATCGAAGACAGTCAGATCGATGAACTGTTGGACACCCGCATCTTGCATGTTGGCGGGGTGGGCCTGATGAATCGCATGGATCAGGGCCGAACGGAGGAGATCATGGCCGAAGCCAAGCTTCGTGGTGTGATCACGACGCTGGATGTCTTTGCCTCGACCGCAGATGACCTGCCAAAGGTGGCGCGGTTGCTGCCCCACACCGATTACTTCCTGCCATCCGAGGAAGAGGCGCAGGCCCTGTCGGGGCTGGCGGACAACCGCGATCTGGCGCAGTTCCTGATCGACCGGGGGGCCGGTTGCGTGATCTTGACTCTGGGGGCAGAGGGCGCTTTCTATCGCCATCGGGACGGGACCGAGTTCCGGACACCGGCCTTTGCTGTCGATGTGAAATGCACCTGCGGCTGCGGGGATTGCTTTAACGGCGGCTTTGCGACCGGCCTGATCAAGGGCGTCTCCCTACCTCAGGCAGTGCAGATTGCGCAGGCGTCATCGGCGCAGAATGCGATGGGCTTGGGTAGCCAGGCAGGCGTCAAGGATTTCGCCACAACGCTCGCCTTCATCCAGGCCACACCGCTGCGCGCCACAAAGGACAACTTGGTATCGGCATCGGCTTGAGCTAGACTGAAGGCGAGGATCGGAGAGCCGGATTTGTCGCGCCACAAGTTCATTCCCGCGGATACGATGCCCCTGCGCGAAGCGTTGCGCGGGCTTCGGTTTCTGATGCGCCGTGGAGGCGAAACGATTGCCGATACGCTGAATGTTGAAACGCTGCCGAAACCTGCATCCGACCTTGCCGGCGCCGTCTTGCGTGAAGTGGAGGGTCTGGCCCGGTCTGTGGACGGGATAGCATCTGATGTGGTCAAGACGATGCTGGGCGGACAGGTGGCTGAAGCGGCCCCTTTGCAGGAATTGATCGAACGCCCGGAATCGGATGCCGAATTTGCCACTGCCTTCTATGTGGCCATGACCGCCGTGCTTCGCCGTTTGGGGGCCGAGTCGGTCTTTGTCAGCGAAGCGGCCGCAAGGCGGGTCTTTGCCAGCATGGACCCGCAAGAGGCAGACGTGCCAACCGCTTTGCACGCCGCAGAACTGACATTGCGGCTGTTGGAGGCGCGCGTAATGCGCGGGACGACAGCCGAACAAGCAGCGCGTGTTCCGGGTGCAGCGTTGGAGCCGGTCAGCCTTTTCGCAGTGATCTTGTGGCTGCAATCCGAGCGCACAGATGCCGATAATGAATCTGTTCTGGCCGCGGCTATGGATATGGCAGTAGCATTGGCCGGTGAAATCGCGCCCGCTTTTGCAAAGCGCGACGTGCCCCAGATCGCGGCGCTGTATAACAAGTATGTCCCACATGTCTGAGGTAAGGCTGCACCAAGAAGCGCTGCCGCCGACGAACGAACCGCTGCGGGTCGCGGTGCGGCGTATGCGTTGGTTCAAGTCAGCTTTTCTGCGCTATGTCGAAACCACGGCACAGGAACTGGGCTGCAGTTTCGCGGTGGATGACGTCAAGCTTGCGGCTGCCTTCATGCGCTGGTTGACGGCAATCGAAAAGCAAAAGCCCGCCAACAAGGCGGAACGCCGCGATTTCTTTGAGTTCGCGGCAGCGCTGATGCTTCGGGAGTTGACCGCCGACATGCCGATCCAGGCAGAGGGTCCGGCGCGGCTTGCCAAGGCAGATTCAGCGGCGGCTTTCTGGCCCGAAGGTTACTGCTGCACAACCTTTTGTCTGTCCGTGCATAGTGCCGCGATGGCGCAGGAGTTTGATGTTCTGGCAGAACTAGATCCGTCCATAGATGACCTAAGGCAGTGGTGGTCATTCAAGGAAAACACCACAAAGGACGCCAGCTTTTCTTCGGGTTTCCTGCAAATGCTTCTTGGGCATCAGCCAAACTGGGTTATGCCGGATGTGTTTCGTTCGAGGATTCAATCTGATTTGATTGAAAAGGAAACTGAGTAAAGCCGGCGCATCAGTGACAGGTCAGTTGCACTCGGCCCATTCCGGACTTTCGACTGACCTTCAGGATGCTGCGATGCAGCATGCCGAACCTGCCATTCGCTGCATTCGTTAATTCCATAGCAAATAGCAAGAAGGCTTCACACTTTGCCGAATGGATATATCCCACATAGAATAGCCACGTGACGGAGGTGCTCGTAGCAAGTTCCTGAATGCCCGCCGATGAACGGACGCACGGCCAAAGCGTTGCGATTCCTCGGCTTCGATGTGAAAGGAGCCTGAATGGCAAAAATCAGCACAATTATCGGCGACATCACGCGGCGCACCAACATCTACAGGGTGTTCCCGCGCAATCGTTTCTTTGAACTCTTTGACGAGCAAAAGAACGCCTTGGTCAGGCCGACCATGTGGGAAGACCCGTTCGAGAATTTCATCCTGAGATCGCCTGTCCGCACTGCCGCTGGCGATACCGGAGAATTCGCCTTCCACGAGGATGTCTATGGCCAGTGCTGGACGCTCAAGAAGAGATCGGATGCGATGTGGCGTATCTACTCGCCGAAAACGGATGCCGTCCGAGTCAGGACAACGGTTGGCAGACTGATCGACAGCCTTTGCGCTGCCAGCAAGAGTGTGACCAACGATAGCTGCTTCATCGGCAAGGTTGACTATCCGCCTGATTTCAAACTCAAGGAATTCGCGCGTACGGTCTTCAAGGACGGTCTAACCGCCGAAGCCGTTGCTAGGTCCCTGCTTAAAAAACGGGATGCCTTCGAACACGAGGCCGAAGTCCGGCTGA is a genomic window containing:
- a CDS encoding sugar kinase is translated as MTASFDYTSMGFITFDALCRPVTQIPPGGGTYFVEDFTLAVSGAAGSAVIVAAKHGLKSRAVGGVGHDDMGDWVLAKLERFGIDTRMMARCDGFATSSSIVTTRPDGARPALHKRGATDGFYIEDSQIDELLDTRILHVGGVGLMNRMDQGRTEEIMAEAKLRGVITTLDVFASTADDLPKVARLLPHTDYFLPSEEEAQALSGLADNRDLAQFLIDRGAGCVILTLGAEGAFYRHRDGTEFRTPAFAVDVKCTCGCGDCFNGGFATGLIKGVSLPQAVQIAQASSAQNAMGLGSQAGVKDFATTLAFIQATPLRATKDNLVSASA
- a CDS encoding sugar ABC transporter permease is translated as MTTKAPLVSAAGVAKATPNRRNTGPRRRSPALRKAFPYLLLAPAMAYLLVITLYPGLFAIYQSLFVVKFLTWEWTGLGNYSAILQDREFWAALGNTAIIGGISLTLQTAIALTIAYFAYRDPFIRGWRIVYLMPMLFMPSAVAFIWKLAFNDGRVISNLLMSVGLVDGNVDWLGNVWLARMTLIVADVWQWTPFLFIIFVAALQGQDQEIEEAARLDGASWPSIFWNISLPMMRPVIVVAVTLRGIDITTMFTNVFVMTQGTPGGATETMSYFIYRQGFRMFNFGYASAASVLMLILTIIIAQTVVKRAFHSGKK
- a CDS encoding ABC transporter ATP-binding protein, whose protein sequence is MASIQLQNIVKRYGGFVGVQDISLDIADEEFLVLLGPSGCGKTTTMRMIAGLEEPTAGEIVIGGEVVNDIDARDRDVAMVFQGYALYPNMSIYENIRFPLRMRGIPASEHDGRIRKAADMVELGAFLDRKPAALSGGQRQRAALARAVVRQPQVFLMDEPLSNLDAKLRQSMRVQIKHMQRQLKVTTVYVTHDQIEAMTLADRIVIMNKGAIQQVGTPDEIYSDPANTFVAGFIGSPPMNLIDGVARDGRFTADGISVPCPPQVFGKVTLGVRPEDCHVGGEHVQGLVYGVEPTGDVTYLTVLAGGKKLEVKAARDYRSDIDVPIGISLDPAHLYFFDETGKRIRGAR
- a CDS encoding extracellular solute-binding protein, encoding MTIRFGGMSRRSFLRTGAAFGVAAGAVGLKTPALAQSGLPDIQATLDGISVANYVREDYRKLYNMSDEPLWDPAKDWIRTVDWEKVRSELGGTTVRFAIGAADQESAAEGLKPFEALSGIKVELVPIPDDSIYDKAISEFISGNASFDALQFFSAWLGDFAAPGFLAPLDDFAAKWNLPLDDFYDTYRLNYGYFGGKLVGLPFDCDIQMVHLRKSVLEPILGGPIDLVNSVPTYDELIRITGEANKLGGGVAGIGLLGARGFWSTYTWEHIAAQAGMQLFDANWNPTLNTDAGMKGMETLLALAQNAIEGVSGAGWGENRAAWLGGQVAANISWQDSGTQAMRPDQSQIVDDFVTIYEPRISGGVFAPPNIAGSTSVVTATSQNPEGAFLMLAFLTTSSIMAMNEANANGVAPGYRSVLSNERLRAVSQPMKVWADSLEHAWCSPRLPGMFEMEQALGNEINRAITGQITAKEALDNGQAAWKSIMEKNGFKDGGGPVAYADVAPGLYVGGGKALPF
- a CDS encoding carbohydrate ABC transporter permease; this translates as MAKYRKTRGESLLLRYIVLGGWALVCLLPILWFLSIGFRPRTEVITPVPIYWPTWSLDAWHLLMSDWPIAQYLRNSVIAVAGSVIIDLILAIPAAYALSRYEFKGREDIGFYILSTRMMAPAIVAVPIFFLFKTMGLLDSVWALMLIYAAINLSLVTWIIRSYMLDIPKELEDAARTDGAGDLRILWEIIIPACLPGIITAAVIAAIFAINEFLFTLLIASTANAYTMSVALANFTGGSDGIIYNAIALVSFIAFVPILILVILIQKHLSRGLTMGAVKG